Proteins found in one Haloferax litoreum genomic segment:
- a CDS encoding 2-oxoacid:acceptor oxidoreductase subunit alpha codes for MTDHELIWRIAGGSGDGIASTSQNFAKALMRAGLHVFTHRHYPSRIRGGHTYTEVRVSADPVKSRGDGYNFLLSLGDSFARNPSEGAYYGNEEIKPLSENLDELVEGGVIVYDSGLLDTDEIENFDERVEENDWHVYDINLRSIAREHGREVMRNTAGVAVTCAIADIEPDVIKSLMSDAMPEKILEPNLEVFDDAYQQVKEDFDVDAPDISAPTGEHDEEQVLLSGSDAIAYGAIDEGCRFISGYPMTPWTEVFVIMSQNLPELGGISEQVEDEIAAAALAMGASHAGVKAMSGSSGGGFSLMSEPLGLAEITETPIVLVEAMRAGPSTGMPTKPEQSDMEHVLYTSQGDSHRVVFAPATAAEAYDQTRKAFKIAYEYQIPAIVLYDQKLGGELSNVPASVFDEEPNPDLGSVLTEAELADAPHDDSGKYQRFQHDTENGVSPRSLPGQKGGRYLATGNEHMPAGHISEDPDNRVAQMNRRMQKVESIRAELDEDGDFNTVYGPEDADYGLITFGSQQGTVEEAADVLNENGHSVKVLGVSELMPFPKTQVSEFLDSVDEALVVEMTASAQFRGLAQKELGGYGDKMSSLLKYNGNPFEPHDIVEGFETALLEGEELPDNRTKFVPKVGE; via the coding sequence ATGACTGACCACGAACTTATCTGGCGCATCGCAGGGGGTTCCGGTGACGGCATCGCCTCGACCAGCCAGAACTTCGCAAAAGCCCTGATGCGAGCGGGGCTACACGTTTTCACGCATCGCCACTATCCATCGCGAATTCGCGGAGGTCACACGTACACGGAAGTGCGCGTCAGCGCCGACCCCGTGAAGTCGCGTGGTGACGGATACAACTTCCTCCTCTCCCTCGGGGACTCGTTCGCTCGCAACCCGAGTGAGGGTGCCTACTACGGCAACGAGGAAATCAAGCCGCTCTCGGAGAACCTCGACGAACTCGTCGAAGGTGGTGTCATCGTCTACGACTCTGGTCTCCTCGACACCGACGAAATCGAGAACTTCGACGAGCGTGTCGAAGAGAACGACTGGCACGTCTACGACATCAATCTCCGTTCCATCGCCCGCGAACACGGCCGCGAAGTCATGCGTAACACGGCCGGTGTCGCAGTCACCTGCGCCATCGCGGACATCGAACCCGACGTCATCAAGAGTCTGATGTCGGACGCGATGCCGGAGAAGATTCTCGAACCCAACCTCGAAGTCTTCGACGACGCCTACCAACAGGTCAAAGAGGACTTCGACGTCGACGCACCCGACATCTCCGCACCGACGGGTGAACACGACGAAGAGCAGGTTCTGCTCTCCGGTTCCGACGCCATCGCGTACGGTGCCATCGACGAAGGGTGTCGCTTCATCTCCGGGTACCCGATGACCCCGTGGACGGAAGTCTTCGTCATCATGTCGCAGAACCTCCCCGAACTCGGTGGTATCTCCGAGCAAGTGGAAGACGAAATCGCCGCCGCGGCACTGGCCATGGGTGCCTCGCACGCTGGTGTGAAGGCCATGTCCGGGTCGTCCGGTGGCGGGTTCTCGCTCATGTCCGAGCCTCTCGGTCTCGCAGAGATTACCGAGACGCCTATCGTCCTCGTCGAGGCCATGCGCGCCGGCCCATCGACGGGTATGCCGACGAAGCCCGAGCAGTCCGACATGGAGCACGTCCTGTACACTTCGCAGGGCGACTCCCACCGCGTCGTCTTCGCCCCCGCAACCGCCGCGGAGGCGTACGACCAGACGCGTAAGGCGTTCAAGATTGCCTACGAGTACCAGATTCCGGCAATCGTCCTGTACGACCAGAAGCTCGGTGGCGAACTCTCGAACGTCCCGGCCTCGGTCTTCGACGAAGAGCCGAACCCGGACCTCGGGTCGGTCCTGACCGAAGCGGAACTCGCGGACGCACCGCACGACGACTCCGGCAAGTACCAGCGCTTCCAGCACGACACCGAGAACGGTGTCTCCCCGCGCTCGCTGCCGGGTCAGAAGGGTGGTCGCTACCTCGCGACGGGTAACGAGCACATGCCCGCGGGTCACATCTCGGAAGACCCCGACAACCGCGTCGCTCAGATGAACCGCCGCATGCAGAAAGTCGAGTCCATCCGCGCGGAACTCGACGAAGACGGCGATTTCAACACGGTCTACGGACCGGAAGACGCCGACTACGGTCTCATCACCTTCGGTAGCCAGCAGGGTACCGTCGAAGAGGCCGCCGACGTCCTCAACGAGAACGGTCACTCGGTGAAGGTTCTCGGCGTCTCCGAACTGATGCCGTTCCCGAAGACACAGGTTTCGGAGTTCCTCGACAGCGTCGACGAGGCGCTCGTCGTCGAGATGACGGCCTCCGCCCAGTTCCGCGGCCTCGCGCAGAAGGAACTCGGTGGCTACGGCGACAAGATGTCGAGTCTCCTCAAGTACAACGGTAATCCGTTCGAGCCCCACGACATCGTCGAGGGATTCGAGACGGCGCTCCTCGAAGGCGAGGAGCTCCCAGACAACCGCACGAAGTTCGTCCCCAAGGTGGGTGAATAA
- the aroC gene encoding chorismate synthase — MNGNEFGRLFRVTTYGESHGDAMGATISGCPAGVELSVEDIQKELDRRKPGQSMITTSRGEPDAVVVNSGVQDGYTTGTPIGMVVQNKDARSGKYEPYVTAPRPSHGDFTYSAKFGTRNWGGGGRSSARETVNWVAAGAVAKQVLEQSEYDVEVKAHVNQIGDVEAPPVTFEEILEHSEENDVRCAHPETAEKMLEVIEQYQKEGDSIGGSIYFEAQGVPRGLGAPRFDSFSARLGQAMMSVPAATSFEFGLGREAREWTGSDRNEDWEFDDEGDPRPVGNKHGGIQGGITTGQPIFGEMTLHAPTSIPKKQRTVDWETGEEKEIQVVGRHDPVLPPRGVPVVEAMLYLTILDFMLLAGYITPDRLDGQAGEYDTPYHPSSPENE, encoded by the coding sequence ATGAACGGGAACGAATTCGGTCGCCTCTTTCGGGTGACCACCTACGGCGAGAGTCACGGCGACGCCATGGGTGCCACGATATCCGGGTGCCCCGCCGGCGTGGAACTCTCCGTCGAGGACATCCAGAAAGAGCTCGACAGACGAAAACCGGGCCAGTCGATGATTACGACGAGTCGCGGCGAACCGGACGCCGTCGTCGTCAACTCTGGCGTCCAAGACGGCTACACGACGGGGACGCCGATTGGGATGGTCGTCCAGAACAAGGACGCTCGCTCCGGCAAGTACGAACCCTACGTGACCGCACCTCGCCCGTCCCACGGCGACTTCACCTACTCGGCGAAGTTCGGGACGCGCAACTGGGGCGGTGGCGGACGCTCGTCTGCGCGTGAGACAGTGAATTGGGTCGCTGCCGGCGCAGTTGCCAAGCAGGTTCTCGAACAGAGCGAGTACGACGTCGAGGTCAAAGCTCACGTGAACCAGATTGGTGACGTGGAAGCACCGCCGGTCACGTTCGAGGAGATACTCGAACACTCCGAAGAGAACGACGTTCGGTGCGCACACCCCGAGACGGCGGAGAAGATGTTGGAGGTCATCGAACAGTACCAGAAGGAAGGCGACTCCATCGGTGGGTCGATTTACTTCGAAGCGCAAGGTGTCCCCCGTGGCCTCGGTGCCCCCCGATTCGACTCCTTCTCGGCGCGACTCGGACAGGCGATGATGTCTGTTCCGGCGGCGACGTCGTTCGAGTTCGGCCTCGGCCGCGAGGCCCGCGAGTGGACCGGGTCAGACCGAAACGAGGACTGGGAGTTCGACGACGAAGGTGACCCGCGTCCAGTCGGCAACAAGCACGGCGGCATTCAGGGTGGAATCACCACGGGACAACCGATTTTCGGCGAGATGACGCTGCACGCACCCACGTCGATTCCGAAGAAGCAGCGGACTGTCGACTGGGAGACGGGCGAGGAGAAGGAGATTCAGGTCGTCGGCCGACACGACCCGGTGCTCCCCCCACGCGGTGTGCCGGTCGTCGAGGCGATGCTGTACCTCACCATCCTCGACTTCATGCTGCTCGCGGGCTACATCACCCCCGACCGACTCGATGGACAGGCCGGCGAGTATGACACGCCATACCATCCATCGAGTCCCGAGAACGAGTAA
- the lrpA1 gene encoding HTH-type transcriptional regulator LrpA1, which yields METTSTEGRILAVLEEDAKASYAEIADRAGVSKPTVRKYISKLEDDGVIIGYSADIDPKKLAGQSIAMVGIECASERYVEVTRALKELDDVESLYTSSGDHMLMAEVRAVDGDSLGDVISDKILSIDGIEAAHPSFLQERLK from the coding sequence ATGGAAACCACGTCCACGGAGGGACGCATCCTCGCAGTCTTGGAAGAAGACGCGAAAGCGTCGTACGCCGAGATTGCAGACCGGGCGGGCGTGTCGAAGCCGACGGTTCGAAAGTACATCAGTAAACTCGAAGACGACGGCGTCATCATCGGGTACTCTGCGGACATCGACCCGAAGAAACTCGCCGGACAATCGATTGCGATGGTCGGCATCGAGTGCGCGAGTGAGCGCTACGTCGAAGTCACACGCGCGCTGAAAGAACTCGACGACGTCGAATCACTCTACACGTCGTCCGGCGACCACATGCTGATGGCCGAAGTCCGTGCCGTCGACGGCGACTCGCTCGGAGACGTCATCTCTGACAAGATTCTCTCTATCGATGGCATCGAGGCGGCCCACCCGTCGTTCCTGCAAGAACGACTGAAGTAA
- a CDS encoding M24 family metallopeptidase encodes MEPDFSPLAEFLGDDFDGYLISADGSDSNQLYLSGFDAPDPYTTLYTTEGTHLLVSTLEYGRAKKESRAATVSRLSDYDYMEKVAENPHVVAKAKTVAEFVADHGVETLAVPEDFPLGVADALRDEGVSIEAETDDVLTTIRAVKDDDEVEYIHDAQDANEASMQAAEDLIRAADIADDGTLRYEGEPLTSERVKEEIEVTLLRHGCALDETIVACGADAADPHNRGSGPLSANEPIIIDIFPRDKETKYNGDMTRTFVKGEPSAKIREWFDLTEEAFHAALDAVEPGATGEDVHDAVCDVYEAAGENTLRADQSAETGFIHSTGHGIGLDVHELPHVSQHGEELKPGHVITIEPGLYDPDIGGVRIEDLVVVTEDGYENLTEYPVELVVE; translated from the coding sequence ATGGAACCCGATTTCTCACCGCTGGCCGAGTTCCTCGGCGACGACTTCGATGGCTACCTCATCTCTGCGGACGGGAGCGATTCGAACCAGTTGTACCTCTCTGGATTCGACGCCCCGGACCCGTACACGACGCTCTACACCACAGAGGGGACACATCTCCTCGTCTCCACACTCGAATACGGACGCGCCAAGAAGGAGAGTCGCGCGGCCACCGTCTCGCGCCTCTCGGACTACGACTACATGGAGAAGGTTGCCGAGAATCCGCACGTCGTCGCGAAGGCGAAGACTGTCGCCGAATTCGTGGCCGACCACGGAGTCGAGACACTCGCCGTCCCCGAGGACTTCCCGCTCGGAGTCGCCGACGCCCTCCGTGACGAGGGCGTCTCCATCGAAGCGGAGACTGACGACGTGCTGACTACCATCCGCGCCGTGAAAGACGACGACGAAGTCGAGTACATCCACGACGCGCAGGACGCCAACGAGGCATCGATGCAGGCCGCAGAAGACCTCATCCGCGCCGCAGACATCGCCGACGACGGGACGCTTCGCTACGAGGGCGAACCGCTGACGAGCGAACGCGTGAAAGAAGAAATCGAGGTCACGTTACTGCGCCACGGGTGCGCGCTCGACGAGACAATCGTCGCCTGCGGTGCCGACGCCGCCGACCCGCACAACCGCGGTAGCGGCCCGCTTTCCGCCAACGAGCCCATCATCATCGACATCTTCCCGCGCGACAAGGAGACCAAGTACAACGGCGACATGACTCGAACCTTCGTGAAGGGTGAACCGTCCGCGAAGATTCGCGAGTGGTTCGACCTGACCGAAGAGGCGTTCCACGCTGCACTCGACGCCGTCGAACCTGGAGCGACGGGCGAAGACGTTCACGACGCGGTCTGCGACGTGTACGAAGCGGCCGGGGAGAACACCCTCCGCGCCGACCAGTCTGCAGAGACTGGATTCATCCACAGCACGGGGCACGGCATCGGCCTCGACGTACACGAACTCCCGCACGTGAGCCAACACGGCGAGGAACTGAAACCGGGACACGTCATCACTATCGAACCGGGGCTGTACGACCCCGATATCGGCGGCGTCCGTATCGAAGACCTCGTCGTCGTCACCGAAGACGGCTACGAGAACCTCACGGAGTACCCAGTCGAACTCGTCGTCGAATAA
- a CDS encoding putative phosphothreonine lyase domain-containing protein, with protein MRSPTTITDSEQYWLRSRDVSDSPKIGSEDYFTEHDVRRPAEVTAADLPPADTNAVRELDREALDQQKTIGKWQITGSADRTDELWPNLVADAEAGIIWAVKAMTTFGYRNLPMYDDYVLTVYTPNYFERHDVTRVRSHLREEYGITRELYYKPDIYTTKGIDAETAEEFGLSRPARYVD; from the coding sequence ATGCGCTCTCCGACGACAATCACCGATTCCGAGCAGTATTGGCTCCGTAGCCGAGACGTAAGCGACTCTCCGAAAATCGGCAGTGAAGACTACTTCACAGAACACGACGTGCGGCGACCAGCAGAGGTGACTGCGGCGGACCTCCCACCGGCAGACACGAACGCAGTTCGCGAACTCGACCGTGAGGCCCTCGACCAACAGAAGACCATCGGTAAGTGGCAAATAACTGGGTCGGCAGACCGTACCGACGAACTCTGGCCGAACCTCGTCGCCGACGCCGAGGCGGGAATCATCTGGGCGGTGAAGGCGATGACCACGTTCGGGTATCGAAACCTCCCGATGTACGACGATTACGTCCTCACCGTGTACACGCCCAATTACTTCGAACGACACGACGTAACGCGTGTGCGGTCCCATCTACGAGAGGAGTACGGTATCACCCGTGAACTGTACTACAAGCCCGACATTTACACGACCAAAGGAATCGACGCAGAGACGGCCGAAGAGTTCGGTCTGTCGCGCCCAGCGAGGTACGTCGACTGA
- the aroA gene encoding 3-phosphoshikimate 1-carboxyvinyltransferase, whose translation MDVRLSQSRVRGRTRAPPSKSYTHRAILAAGYSDAAVVRDALVSADTKATMRAVRAFGGTVERDGQTVDVEGFDGRPETPDNVIDCANSGTTMRLVTACAGLGENLTVLTGDDSLRSRPQGPLLDAVFDLDGRAESTRRNGQAPLVVGDEMVGGTVEIPGDVSSQYITALLMAGAVTDEGIDVELTTELKSAPYVDITLEVLDDFGIEATQTDDGFSVAGGQSYRPAGGEYSVPGDFSSISYLLAAGAVAGADDEPVVVEGARPSAQGDKAIVDIVRDMGADVEWDQDAGELVVSVADLSGTTVDVGDTPDLLPTIAALGAIADGDTVIENCEHVRYKETDRVTAMAEELAKMGANVTEQQDRLTIHGGDTDLVGAEVDGRGDHRIVMSLTVAALVADGETTISGAEHVDVSFPNFFETMRDLGVDVTED comes from the coding sequence ATGGACGTTCGTCTCTCGCAGTCCCGGGTTCGGGGTCGAACCCGCGCACCGCCGTCGAAGAGTTACACACACAGAGCGATTCTCGCCGCCGGGTACAGCGACGCAGCAGTCGTCCGCGACGCCCTCGTCAGCGCCGACACCAAAGCGACGATGCGCGCCGTTCGAGCGTTCGGCGGAACCGTCGAACGCGACGGCCAGACGGTAGACGTCGAAGGGTTCGACGGTCGCCCCGAGACGCCAGATAACGTCATCGACTGCGCGAACTCGGGGACGACGATGCGACTCGTCACCGCGTGTGCGGGTCTCGGCGAGAACCTGACTGTCCTCACCGGCGACGACTCTCTCCGCTCGCGCCCGCAAGGACCACTTCTCGATGCCGTCTTCGACCTGGATGGTCGCGCCGAGAGTACGCGCCGAAACGGACAGGCACCCCTCGTCGTCGGCGACGAGATGGTCGGCGGAACCGTCGAGATTCCCGGCGACGTCTCTTCGCAGTACATCACGGCGCTCCTGATGGCCGGTGCGGTCACCGACGAGGGCATCGACGTCGAACTCACGACCGAACTCAAGTCCGCGCCGTACGTCGATATCACGCTCGAAGTGCTCGACGACTTCGGCATCGAGGCGACGCAAACCGACGACGGATTCTCGGTCGCTGGCGGCCAGTCGTACCGCCCCGCCGGTGGCGAGTACAGCGTCCCCGGTGACTTCTCGTCTATCTCGTACCTCCTCGCCGCGGGTGCCGTCGCGGGTGCCGACGACGAACCGGTCGTCGTCGAGGGAGCACGCCCCTCCGCACAGGGTGACAAAGCCATCGTCGATATCGTCCGCGACATGGGCGCAGACGTCGAGTGGGACCAAGACGCCGGTGAACTCGTCGTCTCGGTGGCCGACCTCTCGGGAACCACCGTGGACGTTGGCGACACGCCCGACTTGCTCCCGACCATCGCCGCACTCGGCGCGATAGCCGACGGCGACACCGTCATCGAGAACTGCGAACACGTCCGGTACAAAGAGACCGACCGCGTGACGGCGATGGCGGAAGAACTCGCCAAGATGGGCGCGAACGTCACCGAACAACAGGACCGACTCACCATCCACGGCGGCGACACCGACCTCGTGGGTGCCGAAGTGGACGGCCGAGGCGACCACCGCATCGTGATGTCACTCACCGTCGCCGCTCTCGTCGCCGACGGCGAGACGACTATCTCTGGCGCGGAACACGTCGACGTGTCGTTCCCGAACTTCTTCGAGACGATGCGTGACCTCGGTGTCGACGTGACCGAAGACTGA
- a CDS encoding alkaline phosphatase family protein, with the protein MQRPDSSALRERQSDGDYLLPAYEDWCFSRIPGTVADVLGADVGPRLPEAATDVYDDISRVVVFLVDGFGLAQWDGERERIPFLRRFERAGRVTPLTAVYPSETAAAMNTFHSASLPSEHGVVGWYVYDPDTDEQFEALPFLRKDGSTPERIDFEDVADAESIYPELADAGIETHQVTPFPNDSTVPHTYDPEDLSTFSESFADAAREASDPSYIFAYLPQTDAVAHAEGVDSDEYRETAAETFDRVAEAIETLAETSNDDDGQTLVCLTADHGLIDTVPEENVDLSAPPFELVSDLRTLTDGTPIRYSGSARNVHLHLRPDRIDPVYDLLTAELDARVLRKQDVLESELFGPNPSETFEHRLGDLVVVHRDSSVWYGDEDRGKLDFVAMHGGMHPDEMLIPFATATLDSLGD; encoded by the coding sequence ATGCAGCGACCCGACAGTTCGGCACTGCGTGAGCGCCAATCGGACGGAGACTACCTCCTTCCCGCCTACGAAGACTGGTGTTTCTCTCGCATTCCGGGGACAGTCGCGGACGTGCTCGGTGCCGACGTCGGGCCACGCCTTCCCGAAGCAGCAACCGACGTGTACGACGATATCTCCCGCGTCGTCGTCTTCCTCGTCGACGGATTCGGCCTCGCCCAGTGGGACGGCGAACGCGAGCGAATCCCGTTCTTACGACGGTTCGAACGTGCAGGGAGAGTAACGCCGCTGACGGCCGTCTATCCGTCGGAGACGGCCGCCGCGATGAACACGTTTCACTCCGCTTCGCTCCCGTCTGAACACGGCGTCGTCGGGTGGTACGTCTACGACCCGGACACCGACGAGCAGTTCGAGGCACTTCCGTTCCTCCGAAAAGACGGCAGTACGCCGGAGCGAATCGACTTCGAGGACGTTGCCGACGCCGAGAGCATCTATCCCGAACTCGCCGATGCGGGCATCGAGACACATCAGGTGACGCCGTTTCCGAACGACTCGACGGTCCCACACACCTACGACCCCGAGGACCTGTCGACGTTCTCCGAGTCGTTCGCGGACGCCGCACGGGAGGCGTCGGACCCGTCGTACATCTTCGCGTACCTCCCACAGACCGACGCGGTTGCGCACGCTGAAGGTGTCGACTCCGACGAGTACCGCGAGACGGCCGCGGAGACGTTCGACCGGGTCGCCGAGGCCATCGAGACACTCGCCGAGACCAGCAACGACGACGACGGACAGACACTCGTCTGTCTCACGGCCGACCACGGACTCATCGACACCGTGCCCGAGGAGAACGTCGACCTCTCGGCCCCGCCGTTCGAACTCGTTTCAGACCTTCGAACACTCACCGATGGGACGCCGATTCGATACTCGGGGAGTGCACGGAACGTCCACCTGCACCTCCGACCGGACCGAATCGACCCTGTGTACGACCTCCTCACGGCCGAACTGGACGCGAGAGTCCTCCGGAAGCAGGACGTTCTGGAGTCGGAGCTCTTCGGACCGAATCCGTCCGAGACGTTCGAGCACCGACTCGGTGACCTCGTCGTCGTCCACCGCGACAGCAGTGTCTGGTACGGCGACGAGGACCGCGGCAAACTCGACTTCGTCGCCATGCACGGTGGGATGCACCCCGACGAGATGCTGATTCCGTTCGCGACGGCGACGCTCGACTCACTCGGCGACTGA
- a CDS encoding thiamine pyrophosphate-dependent enzyme: MSAFSAIGEETEKDQNEFTPGLEPQPTWCPGCGDFGVLKALKGAAAELGLSPDEMMVATGIGCSGKLNSYFNSYGFHTIHGRSLPIARAAKLANPGLTVVAAGGDGDGYGIGGNHFMHTARENHDITYIVFNNEIFGLTKGQTSPTSPMGHKSKTQPHGSAKTPLRPLSLSLNAGASYVARTAAVNPNQAKDIIVEAIQHDGFSHVDFLTQCPTWNKDARQYVPYIDINDSDDYEFDKTSRSEASEMMFETENALHEGTVLTGRYYVDEDRPSYQQEKQRIGEMPEEPLAERYFDDSYEWERSYDKFLDKHK, translated from the coding sequence ATGAGTGCATTCAGCGCAATCGGTGAAGAAACGGAGAAGGACCAAAACGAGTTCACGCCCGGACTCGAACCCCAGCCGACGTGGTGTCCTGGCTGTGGTGACTTCGGTGTCCTCAAGGCTCTGAAGGGTGCAGCGGCCGAGCTCGGCCTCTCGCCCGACGAGATGATGGTGGCGACCGGTATCGGCTGTTCCGGCAAGCTCAACAGCTACTTCAACAGCTACGGATTCCACACCATCCACGGCCGCTCGCTCCCCATCGCCCGCGCCGCCAAGCTCGCGAACCCCGGTCTGACCGTGGTCGCGGCCGGCGGTGACGGTGACGGCTACGGTATCGGTGGCAACCACTTCATGCACACCGCTCGTGAGAACCACGACATCACCTACATCGTGTTCAACAACGAGATTTTCGGCCTCACGAAGGGACAGACGTCCCCGACGTCGCCGATGGGACACAAGTCCAAGACCCAGCCCCACGGCTCGGCGAAGACGCCGCTCCGCCCACTGTCGCTCTCGCTCAACGCGGGTGCGTCGTACGTCGCGCGGACGGCCGCAGTCAACCCGAACCAGGCGAAGGACATCATCGTGGAAGCCATCCAGCACGACGGCTTCTCCCACGTCGACTTCCTGACGCAGTGTCCGACGTGGAACAAGGACGCACGCCAGTACGTCCCGTACATCGACATCAACGACTCCGACGATTACGAGTTCGACAAGACGAGTCGCTCGGAAGCCTCCGAGATGATGTTCGAGACGGAGAACGCGCTCCACGAGGGAACCGTCCTCACCGGCCGGTACTACGTCGACGAAGACCGTCCGTCCTACCAGCAGGAGAAACAGCGCATCGGCGAAATGCCCGAAGAACCGCTCGCTGAGCGCTACTTCGACGACTCCTACGAGTGGGAGCGGTCCTACGACAAGTTCCTCGACAAGCACAAGTAA
- a CDS encoding DUF6653 family protein — protein MSILSTDSVRERLEATFWERHANPWSAGTRILVYPVFMYAIYRRDAKLFAATLAFITVNPVLFPRPKRTDNYLSRIVLAEREWLDEGKGTMGLDYPNVLNVLNIPVTFYAFAAAIRRKPVGTLLGTLGVMAIKLWWTDAIVKETGVTGEGPADIPTVSDDSVAE, from the coding sequence ATGTCGATTCTCTCGACCGATAGCGTCCGCGAACGCCTCGAAGCGACGTTCTGGGAGCGACACGCGAACCCGTGGAGTGCAGGGACCCGAATCCTCGTGTATCCGGTGTTTATGTACGCCATCTACCGGCGCGACGCGAAACTCTTCGCCGCGACGCTGGCGTTCATCACCGTCAATCCCGTGCTCTTCCCGCGCCCCAAGCGCACGGACAACTACCTCAGTCGAATCGTACTCGCCGAACGCGAGTGGTTGGACGAGGGGAAGGGAACGATGGGACTCGACTACCCGAACGTTCTCAACGTCCTCAACATCCCGGTGACGTTCTACGCGTTCGCCGCCGCGATACGACGAAAGCCAGTCGGGACGCTCCTCGGAACGCTCGGTGTGATGGCCATCAAACTCTGGTGGACCGACGCCATCGTGAAAGAGACTGGCGTGACTGGTGAGGGACCAGCGGATATCCCCACCGTCTCCGACGACTCAGTCGCCGAGTGA
- a CDS encoding CBS domain-containing protein, which produces MLVKDIAQTDVVTVEVETPLADVARTMRDERVGSVVVVDAKGVVAGLLTDRDLVVYGLAGDRPVGDLVANDIFSTNVFNVDPDDGITEVVDKMHDEGVRRVPVMSDGDLVGIVTLDDLLCHLSKQLEELADVVRGEFPR; this is translated from the coding sequence ATGCTCGTCAAGGACATCGCCCAGACGGACGTCGTCACAGTCGAAGTCGAAACACCGCTCGCCGACGTCGCCCGAACGATGCGTGACGAACGTGTCGGGAGCGTCGTCGTCGTCGACGCGAAAGGTGTCGTCGCTGGCTTGCTGACTGACCGTGACCTCGTCGTCTACGGACTCGCCGGCGACAGACCCGTCGGTGACCTCGTCGCCAACGATATCTTCTCGACGAACGTCTTCAACGTCGACCCCGACGACGGCATCACCGAAGTCGTCGACAAGATGCACGACGAAGGCGTGCGCCGTGTGCCCGTCATGTCCGACGGTGACCTCGTCGGCATCGTCACGCTGGACGACCTGCTGTGTCACCTCTCGAAGCAACTCGAAGAACTCGCTGACGTCGTCCGCGGCGAATTCCCGCGGTAA